A region from the Mucilaginibacter sp. CSA2-8R genome encodes:
- a CDS encoding 4'-phosphopantetheinyl transferase superfamily protein, protein MAIAYRKQVDEDTEFALWRIEEDAETLYHQLQLNEQEKSYVDQLANGKRHLHWLGTRVLLRTMLNTNEYIDCRIDSHGKPYLFNMPYQISLSHSFDYAAVMISKSRPVGIDIELVKQKVERIAPKFLRSAEMAFINPEQKIEHLYVCWCAKEAIYKCYGQKEVSFVDHIKLHPFVYAPEGSLKADLQKGDIDLNYQVNYLHYEDYMIGYVKG, encoded by the coding sequence ATGGCCATAGCATACAGAAAGCAGGTTGATGAGGATACCGAATTTGCCTTGTGGCGTATTGAGGAAGATGCTGAAACCTTGTACCACCAGTTGCAGCTTAACGAGCAGGAAAAAAGTTATGTTGATCAACTGGCTAACGGTAAACGCCATTTACACTGGTTGGGTACCCGTGTTTTACTGCGCACTATGCTTAATACCAACGAGTATATTGATTGCCGGATAGACAGCCACGGCAAGCCGTATTTATTTAACATGCCCTACCAGATTTCGCTTAGTCACTCGTTTGATTATGCAGCCGTAATGATTAGCAAAAGCCGCCCGGTAGGTATAGATATTGAATTGGTGAAACAAAAGGTAGAGCGTATTGCACCCAAGTTTTTACGGTCCGCCGAGATGGCCTTTATCAACCCGGAACAAAAAATTGAACATTTATACGTGTGCTGGTGCGCTAAAGAGGCTATTTATAAATGCTATGGGCAAAAAGAGGTATCGTTTGTAGACCATATTAAACTGCATCCCTTTGTCTATGCACCGGAGGGAAGTTTGAAGGCAGACTTGCAAAAGGGAGATATTGATTTAAATTACCAAGTTAATTATCTGCACTACGAAGATTACATGATAGGTTACGTAAAAGGCTAA
- a CDS encoding branched-chain amino acid aminotransferase, whose amino-acid sequence MTTETLDIKITKTTQPRLPQTDFSKLVFGHTFTDHMLVADYADGEWKNFQIIPYGEIGLSPAISSLHYGQAFFEGMKAYRQQDGQVSVFRPDKNAARFNKSAQRLCMPELPQELFIQSVAALVDIERDWIPTAENHSLYIRPFMFATDPYLGVVPSSTYKFMVLTCPVGPYFTKPLRVKFETQFTRAAEGGFGYAKAAGNYAGAMLPNRRAMEEGFDQLIWTDAKEHLYAEEMGAANVMFLIDGKLVTPSTRDTILDGVTRDTVIALTKDWGIPVEERRVSVAEIIDAAKSGKLTDAFGAGTAATIAPVGSISYNGEEYTLSDPATREYSNKVFNTLNDIRYGRTTDTHGWNYMV is encoded by the coding sequence ATGACTACAGAAACGCTTGACATCAAAATAACTAAAACTACCCAGCCACGCCTGCCTCAAACAGATTTTAGCAAGCTGGTATTTGGGCATACTTTTACCGATCATATGCTGGTGGCCGACTATGCCGACGGTGAATGGAAAAATTTTCAGATTATACCTTACGGCGAAATTGGCTTAAGCCCGGCTATCTCTTCACTGCATTACGGACAAGCCTTTTTTGAAGGCATGAAAGCTTACCGCCAGCAAGACGGGCAAGTATCTGTTTTTAGGCCCGACAAAAATGCGGCAAGGTTTAATAAATCGGCGCAACGCTTGTGCATGCCCGAACTGCCACAGGAACTGTTTATACAAAGTGTTGCTGCCTTGGTTGATATAGAGCGCGACTGGATACCTACTGCCGAAAATCATTCGCTGTACATTCGTCCGTTTATGTTTGCTACCGACCCTTACCTGGGTGTAGTACCATCAAGCACTTATAAATTTATGGTGCTTACCTGTCCGGTTGGCCCTTATTTTACTAAACCTTTACGCGTTAAATTCGAAACTCAGTTTACACGCGCTGCTGAGGGTGGTTTTGGTTATGCAAAAGCTGCAGGTAACTACGCAGGTGCTATGCTGCCTAATCGCCGCGCGATGGAAGAAGGCTTTGACCAGTTAATTTGGACCGACGCCAAAGAGCATTTGTACGCCGAAGAAATGGGTGCCGCTAACGTGATGTTTTTGATCGATGGCAAGCTGGTTACGCCGTCAACCCGCGATACGATTTTAGATGGCGTTACCCGCGACACCGTTATTGCACTAACTAAAGACTGGGGTATCCCGGTTGAAGAGCGCCGCGTATCTGTTGCCGAAATTATTGATGCAGCTAAAAGCGGGAAATTAACTGATGCCTTTGGTGCCGGTACGGCAGCTACCATTGCACCGGTAGGTTCAATTTCTTACAATGGTGAAGAATACACCTTGAGCGACCCTGCCACACGCGAATACTCGAATAAAGTATTTAATACGCTGAACGACATTCGCTACGGCCGTACTACCGATACACATGGCTGGAACTATATGGTATAA
- a CDS encoding redoxin domain-containing protein, translating into MLKKLFIYIAACLPAVASAQTNDTFTINGKLNTVKEPYKAYLSYQSGNSRVLDSTVLVDGTFQFTGKVNNPTSALMLVDRHNQGFVGFNKNDDVLSFYVEKGNIYIAGNDSISKVKITGSTINTDNEDLSTMLAPLYVKAQKLYTEAQAATPDQQQSNVFQNTIQDKFKALQKEREDALKKFITAHPESYLSLMALSSMGGPSADINVIEPLYNGLSPKLKDTESGKQLKQSFAALKATAIGAMAPDFTQNDVDGKPVKLSVYRDKSYVLLDFWASWCGPCRQENPNVVRVYNKYKSRNFKVLGVSLDKASGKADWLQAIKADGLTWTQVSDLKFWNNEAAALYFIQSIPQNYLIDPNGKIIAKNLRGAELEAKLIEVLGK; encoded by the coding sequence ATGCTCAAAAAACTTTTTATTTATATAGCAGCTTGCTTACCTGCAGTAGCTTCGGCGCAAACTAACGATACCTTTACTATTAACGGCAAACTCAATACAGTAAAAGAACCCTATAAAGCGTACTTAAGCTATCAGTCAGGAAACAGCCGTGTTTTAGATTCGACCGTGCTGGTAGATGGCACTTTTCAGTTTACTGGCAAGGTGAATAACCCAACCAGTGCTTTAATGCTGGTTGACCGCCATAACCAGGGTTTTGTTGGTTTTAACAAAAATGATGATGTATTGAGTTTTTACGTTGAGAAAGGTAACATCTACATTGCCGGCAACGACTCAATCTCTAAGGTAAAAATTACCGGCTCAACAATCAATACAGATAATGAAGATCTAAGCACTATGCTGGCTCCGTTGTATGTAAAAGCCCAGAAGCTTTATACAGAGGCCCAGGCGGCCACACCTGATCAGCAACAATCTAATGTTTTTCAAAACACTATTCAAGACAAATTTAAAGCGCTGCAAAAGGAACGCGAGGATGCTTTAAAAAAATTCATCACAGCTCATCCCGAAAGTTACTTGAGTTTGATGGCATTAAGCTCTATGGGTGGCCCATCGGCTGATATAAATGTGATTGAGCCATTGTACAACGGCCTGTCACCAAAGCTAAAAGATACCGAGTCTGGCAAGCAGCTTAAACAGTCTTTTGCTGCACTTAAAGCTACAGCTATTGGCGCTATGGCACCAGATTTTACGCAAAATGATGTGGATGGCAAACCGGTAAAGCTTTCTGTTTACAGAGACAAATCTTACGTATTGCTCGATTTTTGGGCATCCTGGTGCGGCCCCTGCCGCCAGGAAAATCCTAACGTAGTACGGGTATATAATAAATATAAAAGCCGTAACTTTAAAGTGTTGGGTGTATCGCTTGATAAGGCAAGCGGCAAAGCCGATTGGCTTCAGGCTATCAAAGCCGACGGCCTAACCTGGACACAAGTATCAGACTTAAAATTTTGGAATAATGAAGCTGCTGCGCTTTATTTTATTCAATCTATTCCTCAAAATTACTTGATTGACCCAAACGGAAAAATTATAGCCAAAAACCTTCGCGGGGCTGAATTAGAAGCCAAACTGATTGAGGTATTAGGAAAATAG
- a CDS encoding voltage-gated chloride channel family protein → MLNNSPISKYPALHYVLRWTLIIIPVAVVIGTLIALFLWMLNWAIHYRFTHSWLLYLLPVAGLGVHFLYKLYGQSAERGNNLIIDEIHQPGAGVPKRMAPLILVTTVITHLFGGSAGREGTAVQIGGSIAHWMGSLFKLEADDIRIVLTAGVAAGFGAVFGTPLAGAVFALEVLTIGRIQYTSVLPCLMAALIGDATVAAWGVQHTPYHIRFFTTGQTILGNHLNIDFWLLIKVMIASVLFGLTAYLFSQTVRGVKKLAALLIKSTWLIPVAGGVIIILLTLILGKPDYLSLGVNPEYPGAVTIVSAFEQGGAHFFSWLWKLIYTAVTLGTGFKGGEVTPLFYIGSTLGNTLANLLNAPVSLFAALGFIAVFAGATNTPLACTLMGIELFGSQHALLFAVACFIAYFFSGSKGIYSAQQTEITKYRFFKA, encoded by the coding sequence ATGCTCAATAATTCTCCCATCAGCAAGTATCCGGCTTTACACTATGTACTGCGCTGGACGCTGATTATCATTCCGGTAGCTGTGGTTATCGGTACATTAATTGCCCTATTTTTATGGATGCTCAACTGGGCCATCCATTACCGTTTTACTCACAGCTGGCTGCTTTACCTGTTACCGGTTGCCGGTTTAGGCGTTCATTTTTTGTATAAACTTTACGGGCAATCTGCCGAGCGGGGCAACAATTTAATTATTGATGAAATACACCAGCCCGGTGCCGGTGTACCTAAGCGCATGGCTCCGCTTATTTTGGTTACAACCGTAATTACCCACTTGTTTGGTGGCTCGGCCGGACGAGAAGGTACAGCCGTGCAAATTGGCGGCAGCATAGCCCATTGGATGGGCAGCTTGTTTAAACTCGAGGCTGATGATATTCGCATTGTGCTTACAGCAGGTGTAGCCGCCGGTTTTGGTGCAGTGTTTGGCACGCCGCTGGCCGGAGCTGTTTTTGCCTTAGAGGTATTAACTATTGGCCGTATACAATATACATCTGTATTACCCTGCCTTATGGCAGCGCTTATTGGCGATGCAACAGTAGCTGCCTGGGGCGTACAGCATACACCTTACCATATCCGTTTTTTTACTACCGGGCAAACGATTTTGGGCAACCATCTTAATATTGATTTTTGGCTGCTGATTAAAGTGATGATCGCCTCGGTTTTGTTTGGGTTAACAGCTTACCTTTTTTCTCAAACTGTGCGTGGTGTAAAAAAGCTGGCGGCCTTACTAATTAAATCCACGTGGCTTATCCCGGTTGCCGGTGGTGTGATTATCATTTTGCTCACCTTGATTTTAGGAAAACCCGATTATCTGAGCTTGGGTGTCAACCCGGAGTATCCTGGTGCAGTAACTATTGTATCTGCCTTTGAGCAGGGTGGTGCGCATTTCTTTAGCTGGTTGTGGAAACTGATTTACACTGCAGTAACTTTGGGCACCGGTTTTAAGGGTGGCGAAGTTACACCACTGTTTTACATTGGTTCTACCCTGGGTAATACGTTGGCTAACTTGCTTAATGCCCCTGTAAGCTTGTTTGCTGCTTTGGGCTTTATTGCTGTATTTGCAGGCGCCACTAATACCCCGCTGGCTTGCACACTAATGGGTATTGAATTATTTGGCAGCCAGCATGCCCTGCTATTTGCCGTAGCTTGTTTTATTGCCTACTTTTTTAGCGGCAGCAAAGGCATTTACAGTGCACAGCAAACCGAGATTACTAAATACAGATTTTTTAAAGCCTAA
- the lipB gene encoding lipoyl(octanoyl) transferase LipB, with protein sequence MKNKQVETQDWGLIDYKEAWDRQEKLFGTSVQLKTEIRNRQVAAINGAEVADDIKTPNYLVFCQHPHVYTLGKSGKAEHLLLDEAGLAKHQAVYYPINRGGDITYHGPGQLVVYPILDLDNFFTDIHLYLRTLEEAVIQTLAHYGVKAGRYPGYTGVWLDADNENARKICAMGVRCSRWVTMHGLALNVNADLSYFGYIVPCGIEGKSVASLQQELGREVDMNEVKEILKREIFVQFGMEVSDENNKAVTA encoded by the coding sequence ATGAAGAATAAACAGGTTGAAACTCAGGACTGGGGTTTGATTGACTATAAAGAGGCCTGGGACCGGCAGGAAAAGCTGTTTGGTACCAGTGTGCAGCTTAAAACCGAAATACGTAACCGGCAGGTAGCCGCAATTAACGGGGCGGAAGTAGCTGATGATATCAAAACGCCAAACTACCTTGTTTTTTGCCAGCACCCGCATGTGTATACTTTAGGCAAAAGTGGCAAGGCCGAGCATTTACTGCTAGACGAAGCCGGACTGGCCAAACACCAAGCTGTTTATTATCCTATTAACCGTGGCGGTGATATTACTTATCATGGCCCCGGCCAGCTGGTAGTTTATCCAATTTTAGACCTGGATAACTTTTTTACTGATATTCATCTTTACCTGCGCACACTGGAAGAAGCCGTTATACAAACACTGGCACATTATGGTGTAAAAGCCGGCCGTTACCCGGGTTATACCGGTGTATGGTTGGATGCAGATAATGAAAATGCTCGTAAAATATGTGCCATGGGTGTACGCTGCAGCCGCTGGGTAACCATGCATGGGCTTGCCCTTAATGTAAACGCCGATTTAAGTTACTTTGGTTATATTGTACCTTGCGGTATTGAAGGGAAATCCGTTGCCTCACTGCAACAGGAGTTGGGCCGTGAGGTGGATATGAATGAAGTAAAAGAAATCCTAAAACGCGAAATTTTCGTACAGTTTGGTATGGAGGTTAGTGATGAAAATAATAAAGCTGTTACTGCTTAG
- a CDS encoding HAD-IB family phosphatase, with translation MGQYYIIDFDSTFTQVEALDELARISLNDHPNREHIYQQIEDLTNAAMEGKLSFADSLEGRVKLLQANRTHLEQLVKHLRKKVSPSFSRNSKFFKEHHDDVLIVSGGFKEFITPVVSEYHIKKENIYANTFEFDERGNIVGYDRSNPLSQEGGKVKLLKELNLQGDIFGIGDGYSDFQLKESGLIRKFFAFTENIARKSVVEKADYVTPSLDEFLYINRLPRAISYPKNRIKCLVVGQIEPEAIAQMQKEGYNIRIKEEITEAYLQEAGVLLCDEAHQPTPEQLENAGRLKVIGCFGKVSSRRLGEVACENGVIIFDDPKHNPRSSDFIPKRVIAFMNEGKTHTSCNFPDLQPPRVSNAHRLIHIHKNVPGILAQINEIFASNNINIVGEFLVTNAQIGYVITDVDAGYDEQLLRQLKAIDHTIKFRLLY, from the coding sequence ATGGGCCAGTATTATATAATTGATTTCGATAGTACGTTTACACAGGTAGAAGCGCTTGATGAACTTGCGCGTATCAGTCTGAACGATCATCCCAACCGCGAACATATCTACCAACAGATTGAAGACCTGACCAACGCTGCAATGGAAGGTAAGCTTTCTTTTGCCGATAGCCTGGAGGGCCGGGTAAAGCTACTACAGGCTAACCGTACCCATTTAGAGCAATTGGTTAAGCATTTGCGCAAAAAGGTATCGCCCTCGTTTTCGCGTAACAGCAAATTTTTTAAAGAGCACCATGATGATGTGCTGATTGTATCGGGTGGGTTTAAGGAGTTTATTACACCTGTGGTTAGCGAGTATCACATCAAAAAAGAAAACATTTACGCCAACACCTTCGAGTTTGATGAGCGGGGCAATATTGTTGGGTACGACCGCAGTAACCCGCTTTCGCAAGAAGGAGGTAAGGTAAAACTGCTAAAAGAACTTAACCTGCAGGGAGACATTTTTGGTATTGGCGATGGGTATTCTGATTTTCAATTAAAGGAGTCGGGCCTGATTAGAAAATTCTTTGCCTTTACAGAGAACATTGCACGTAAATCGGTAGTAGAAAAGGCCGACTACGTTACACCAAGCCTGGATGAGTTTTTGTACATCAACAGGTTGCCAAGGGCTATATCGTATCCTAAAAACCGGATCAAATGCTTAGTAGTAGGCCAGATTGAGCCTGAAGCTATTGCCCAAATGCAAAAGGAGGGTTACAACATCCGGATAAAAGAGGAAATTACCGAAGCTTATTTACAGGAAGCCGGCGTATTGCTATGCGATGAGGCACATCAGCCTACGCCCGAGCAGTTAGAAAATGCAGGCCGTTTAAAAGTAATAGGTTGCTTTGGTAAGGTAAGCAGCCGCCGGTTAGGCGAGGTAGCTTGCGAAAACGGCGTTATTATATTTGACGACCCCAAGCATAACCCACGCAGCAGCGACTTCATCCCTAAACGGGTAATTGCGTTTATGAACGAGGGGAAAACGCATACGAGCTGTAACTTTCCGGATTTGCAGCCGCCGCGGGTAAGCAATGCTCACCGCTTAATTCACATACATAAAAACGTGCCCGGTATTTTGGCGCAGATCAATGAGATATTTGCTAGTAACAATATTAACATTGTAGGTGAGTTTTTAGTTACTAATGCACAGATTGGATATGTAATTACCGATGTGGATGCAGGGTATGATGAGCAATTACTCAGGCAGCTAAAAGCCATTGATCATACTATAAAATTCAGGCTGCTTTATTAA
- a CDS encoding NAD-dependent epimerase/dehydratase family protein produces the protein MILVTGATGFVGSVLARRLAEQNIAIRCLRRQTSVIPEILAPYSHLIDWREADILDSSLLEEAFEGVTQVYHCAAWVSFKEADKEPMINTNVHGTANVVNLCLDYNVRLVHVSSIAALGQAKPGELITEKNYLEETPANNNYAVSKLESEMEVWRGIAEGMQGVIVNPSVIIGPQAGVDGSGKIFDTVRRGLKYYTRGSCGLVDVDDLARCMIELMNSDITAERYIINAENWKFKDLTEQIAQCFGVKPPATEAKPWMLEFAWRSASLWAALTGNDPALDKIAAQAATVEQNYDNSKIKKAINFTFKPVMQTIQEVCTVLQANE, from the coding sequence ATGATTCTGGTTACCGGCGCAACAGGTTTTGTAGGTTCAGTACTGGCCCGCCGGCTGGCAGAACAAAATATAGCTATCAGGTGCCTCAGGCGCCAAACCTCTGTAATTCCCGAAATTTTAGCGCCGTACAGCCATTTGATTGACTGGCGGGAAGCAGATATATTAGACAGCTCTCTGCTGGAAGAAGCTTTTGAGGGCGTAACACAGGTTTATCATTGTGCCGCGTGGGTGTCATTTAAAGAGGCTGATAAAGAGCCTATGATTAATACGAATGTGCACGGCACCGCTAATGTAGTTAACCTTTGTTTAGATTATAATGTAAGACTGGTGCATGTAAGCTCTATTGCTGCACTTGGCCAGGCTAAACCCGGCGAACTGATTACCGAAAAGAACTATCTGGAAGAAACTCCGGCCAATAATAACTACGCAGTATCTAAACTGGAAAGCGAGATGGAGGTTTGGCGGGGTATAGCCGAGGGCATGCAGGGTGTTATCGTTAATCCATCAGTAATTATTGGGCCCCAAGCGGGTGTTGATGGCAGCGGTAAAATTTTTGACACAGTGCGCCGTGGATTAAAATATTATACCCGTGGTAGTTGCGGACTGGTAGATGTTGATGACTTGGCCCGTTGCATGATTGAACTGATGAACAGTGACATTACGGCCGAGCGTTACATCATCAATGCCGAGAACTGGAAGTTTAAAGACCTGACTGAACAGATTGCGCAGTGCTTTGGTGTAAAGCCACCCGCTACCGAGGCCAAGCCCTGGATGCTGGAGTTTGCCTGGCGCAGTGCATCCCTATGGGCGGCCTTAACCGGTAATGATCCGGCCTTGGATAAAATAGCTGCGCAGGCTGCAACGGTTGAGCAGAATTACGATAACAGTAAAATAAAAAAGGCTATTAATTTTACTTTTAAACCGGTAATGCAAACTATCCAAGAAGTTTGTACTGTTTTACAAGCTAATGAGTAA
- a CDS encoding SGNH/GDSL hydrolase family protein, whose protein sequence is MNNGMLTYLALGDSYTIGESVPAEQSFPYQLSSELNKVSYKVSEPTIIARTGWTTDELIGAIRSRAMTQKFDIVTLLIGVNNQYRNYNINTYRTEFVQLLNTALTFANGNAKHVFVLSIPDWGVTPFASGQDANQIGSEIDAYNAINQQEAAKAGVSYVNITPVSRMAKTDASLTAADGLHPSAKMYGQWVQLLKEQVIKNIPN, encoded by the coding sequence ATGAACAACGGTATGCTTACCTATCTGGCCCTGGGCGACTCTTATACTATTGGGGAGTCTGTGCCGGCGGAGCAATCATTTCCTTACCAATTAAGTTCAGAACTTAACAAAGTTAGCTATAAAGTTAGTGAGCCCACCATTATAGCCCGTACCGGCTGGACCACTGATGAATTGATTGGTGCAATCAGAAGCCGTGCTATGACGCAAAAGTTTGATATCGTCACTTTACTTATTGGGGTTAATAACCAGTACCGGAACTATAACATCAATACTTACCGAACCGAATTTGTGCAACTGCTCAATACGGCGCTCACCTTTGCCAACGGCAATGCCAAACATGTATTTGTGTTATCTATCCCTGATTGGGGAGTAACCCCTTTTGCTTCCGGGCAGGATGCCAATCAGATAGGTAGCGAAATAGATGCGTACAACGCCATCAATCAGCAGGAGGCTGCCAAAGCAGGAGTGAGCTATGTTAATATAACGCCTGTCTCGCGCATGGCAAAAACAGATGCCTCTCTTACTGCAGCTGATGGTCTGCATCCTTCCGCAAAAATGTACGGGCAATGGGTGCAACTGCTTAAAGAGCAGGTAATTAAAAACATACCTAACTAA
- a CDS encoding universal stress protein: MDIKKILVGIDESKYADYAAEYGFSLARKLGAAIAIVNIIEPIPAAVSPMNDTTFGLPLEGTADVNNVEILNTQNQAADNLLSCIVQKYGSDLQVTQYTDYGSSAEGIVNCGAQFGADLLVIGTHHRSGFDRLLMGSVAEDVVRKSLVPVLVVPLTDKPAAE; encoded by the coding sequence ATGGATATTAAAAAGATTTTAGTAGGTATAGACGAGAGTAAATATGCCGACTACGCCGCCGAATATGGTTTTAGTTTAGCCCGTAAATTAGGGGCCGCTATTGCTATTGTTAATATCATTGAGCCAATTCCTGCTGCCGTTTCTCCCATGAATGATACTACGTTTGGCTTACCGCTGGAAGGTACGGCTGACGTAAATAATGTAGAGATACTGAACACCCAAAATCAGGCAGCCGATAACCTGCTGAGTTGTATAGTGCAAAAATACGGTAGCGATTTGCAGGTTACGCAGTACACGGATTATGGCTCGAGTGCAGAGGGCATTGTTAATTGCGGGGCGCAGTTTGGGGCAGATCTGCTTGTAATCGGTACTCATCACCGCAGTGGTTTTGATCGTTTGCTGATGGGTAGCGTAGCGGAGGATGTAGTACGTAAATCATTAGTGCCAGTATTAGTGGTGCCTTTAACTGATAAGCCGGCGGCTGAATAA
- a CDS encoding formimidoylglutamase: protein MSLADFFTPVDLSRVAPGEGYKPSQLGHKIETYTEHFPDLEDDKPDLVIFGVQDDRNAIGNPGCALGPDYVREKLYRLHQGGYNTKIYDLGNIKQGATVNDTYFAVKTVINSLVKQDVVAVILGGGQDLTYAQYLAYEDMEQKVDLTVIDSHFDLNEQADMEDDDSTDSRSYLNKIFLYEPNYLFNFSNLGYQTYFISQDSLRVMDNLFFDVHRLGELMGNIGITEPVIRNANIISFDMGAIRSSDAMGNANATPNGFYGEEACQMCRYAGFNDKLSSIGFYEFNPAYDSNGQTATLLAEMVWYFIDGFYNRKKDFPLQPKSQYLVYKTTLKHEEHEIVFVKSKKSDRWWMQVPYPTNGSLNERYHLVPCRYEDYTTAIDGEMPDLWWRTYQKLA, encoded by the coding sequence ATGTCATTAGCGGATTTCTTTACCCCGGTTGATTTAAGCAGAGTAGCGCCCGGTGAGGGGTATAAACCCAGCCAGTTGGGCCATAAAATAGAAACGTATACAGAGCATTTTCCTGATCTGGAAGATGACAAACCGGATCTGGTAATTTTTGGCGTACAGGATGACCGCAATGCCATTGGCAACCCTGGCTGTGCGCTTGGGCCCGACTATGTACGCGAAAAACTATACCGCTTACACCAAGGCGGTTATAACACCAAGATTTACGATTTAGGTAATATTAAACAAGGCGCCACCGTTAACGACACTTACTTTGCTGTAAAAACGGTAATTAATAGCCTGGTTAAGCAGGATGTGGTTGCCGTAATATTGGGCGGCGGCCAAGACCTCACTTACGCCCAGTACCTGGCTTACGAAGATATGGAGCAAAAAGTGGACCTGACCGTGATAGACTCGCACTTTGACCTGAATGAGCAGGCCGATATGGAAGACGATGACTCGACAGACTCCAGATCATACCTCAACAAGATATTTTTATACGAGCCTAACTATCTGTTTAATTTCAGTAACCTGGGTTATCAAACTTATTTTATAAGCCAGGATAGTTTGCGGGTAATGGATAACCTGTTTTTTGATGTACACCGTTTGGGCGAATTGATGGGCAACATCGGCATCACCGAGCCTGTAATTCGCAATGCCAACATCATCAGCTTTGATATGGGCGCCATCCGTTCATCAGATGCTATGGGCAATGCCAACGCTACGCCCAATGGTTTTTATGGAGAAGAGGCCTGCCAGATGTGCCGCTATGCAGGCTTTAATGATAAGCTGAGCTCCATAGGTTTTTACGAGTTTAACCCGGCTTATGATAGCAATGGGCAAACCGCTACCTTATTAGCCGAAATGGTTTGGTATTTTATTGACGGCTTTTATAACCGCAAAAAAGACTTTCCGTTACAACCTAAATCACAATACCTGGTTTATAAAACCACGCTGAAGCACGAAGAACACGAAATTGTATTTGTGAAAAGCAAAAAGTCAGACCGCTGGTGGATGCAGGTACCCTACCCTACCAACGGATCACTGAACGAGCGTTACCACCTGGTACCCTGCCGTTACGAAGATTACACCACCGCCATTGATGGAGAGATGCCCGATCTGTGGTGGCGTACCTATCAAAAGCTTGCTTAG
- the dcd gene encoding dCTP deaminase → MILSDKRILEEIEKGNIIIEPFKRECLGTNSYDVHLGKYLATYRSRVLDAKLHNEIDSFEIPKEGYVLQPGVLYLGVTTEYTETHKHVPFLEGKSSTGRLGIDIHATAGKGDVGFCNTWTLEISVAQPVRIYAGMPIGQLIYFVVEGEIETLYNTKENAKYSNPTTRPVESMMWKNKF, encoded by the coding sequence ATGATTTTATCTGATAAACGCATACTCGAAGAAATTGAAAAAGGCAATATTATTATTGAGCCGTTTAAACGCGAGTGCCTGGGTACCAACTCTTATGATGTACATTTAGGTAAATATCTGGCTACCTATCGCAGCCGCGTATTGGATGCCAAACTTCATAACGAGATAGACTCTTTTGAAATACCCAAAGAAGGCTACGTACTACAGCCCGGCGTTTTATACCTTGGGGTAACTACCGAGTATACTGAAACCCACAAGCATGTACCTTTTTTAGAAGGTAAATCGAGCACCGGCCGTTTAGGAATTGACATACACGCCACGGCCGGCAAAGGCGATGTGGGTTTTTGCAATACCTGGACGCTCGAAATATCGGTAGCACAACCAGTACGTATTTATGCTGGTATGCCTATCGGGCAGCTGATTTACTTTGTAGTAGAGGGCGAGATTGAAACACTTTACAACACCAAAGAGAACGCTAAGTACAGCAACCCGACCACCCGGCCAGTTGAAAGTATGATGTGGAAAAATAAATTCTGA